From a single Canis lupus baileyi chromosome 14, mCanLup2.hap1, whole genome shotgun sequence genomic region:
- the FBXO32 gene encoding F-box only protein 32 — translation MPFLGQDWRSPGQSWVKTADGWKRFLDEKSGGFVSDLGSYCNKEVYNKENLFNSLNYDVAAKKRKKDMLNSKTKTQYFHQEKWIYVHKGSTKERHGYCTLGEAFNRLDFSTAILDSRRFNYVVRLLELIAKSQLTSLSGIAQKNFMNILEKVVLKVLEDQQNIRLIRELLQTLYTSLCTLVQRVGKSVLVGNINMWVYRMETILHWQQQLNNIQITRPAFKGLTFTDLPLCLQLNIMQRLSDGRDLVSLGQVAPDLHVLSEDRLLWKKLCQYHFSERQIRKRLILSDKGQLDWKKMYFKLVRCYPRKEQYGDTLQLCRHCHILSWKGTDHPCTANNPESCSVSLSPQDFINLFKF, via the exons ATGCCGTTCCTCGGGCAGGACTGGCGGTCCCCCGGGCAGAGCTGGGTGAAGACGGCCGACGGCTGGAAGCGCTTCCTGGACGAGAAGAGCGGCGGCTTCGTGAGCGACCTCGGCAG TTACTGCAACAAGGAAGTATACAACAAGGAGAATCTTTTCAACAGCCTGAACTATGACGTTGCagccaagaagagaaagaaggacatGCTGAATAGCAAAACCAAAACTCAGT ATTTCCACCAAGAAAAATGGATCTACGTTCACAAAGGAAGTACTAAAGAG CGCCATGGATATTGCACTTTGGGGGAAGCCTTCAACAGGCTGGACTTCTCAACTGCCATTCTGGATTCCAGGAGATTTAACTACGTTGTGCGG CTGTTGGAACTGATAGCAAAGTCACAGCTCACATCCCTGAGTGGCATTGCCCAAAAGAACTTCATGAACATTTTGGAAAAAGTGGTACTGAAAG TCCTTGAAGACCAGCAAAACATCAGACTAATAAGGGAACTCCTCCAGACCCTCTACACGTCCTTATGTACACTGGTCCAGAGAGTCGGCAAGTCTGTGCTGGTCGGAAACATCAACATGTGGGTGTACCGAATGGAGACAATTCTACACTGGCAGCAGCAGCTGAACAATATCCAAATTACCAGG CCTGCCTTCAAAGGCCTCACCTTCACCGACCTGCCTTTGTGCCTGCAACTGAACATCATGCAGAGGCTGAGTGACGGGCGTGACCTGGTCAGCCTCGGCCAGGTGGCCCCTGACCTGCATGTGCTTAGCGAGGACCGGCTGCTGTGGAAAAAGCTGTGCCAGTACCACTTCTCTGAGCGGCAG ATCCGCAAGCGATTAATTTTGTCAGACAAAGGACAGCTGGATTGGAAGAAGATGTATTTTAAACTTGTGCGATGTTACCCACGGAAAGAGCAGTACGGAGACACCCTTCAGCTTTGCAGACACTGTCACATTCTTTCCTGGAAG GGCACTGACCATCCGTGCACAGCCAATAACCCAGAGAGCTGCTCCGTCTCCCTTTCACCCCAGGACTTTATCAACTTGTTCAAGTTCTGA